A DNA window from Streptomyces parvus contains the following coding sequences:
- a CDS encoding bifunctional nuclease family protein, with protein sequence MNELDVVGVRVEMPSNQPIVLLREVGGDRYLPIWIGPGEATAIAFAQQGMAPARPLTHDLFKDVLEAVGQELTEVRITDLREGVFYAELVFASGVEVSARPSDAIALALRTGTPIYGSDGVLDDAGIAIPDEQEDEVEKFREFLDQISPEDFGTNSQ encoded by the coding sequence GTGAACGAGCTCGACGTTGTCGGTGTCCGGGTGGAAATGCCCTCCAACCAACCGATCGTTCTCCTGCGTGAAGTGGGAGGCGACCGGTACCTCCCCATTTGGATCGGTCCGGGGGAGGCGACCGCGATTGCCTTCGCCCAGCAGGGCATGGCTCCCGCCAGGCCGCTGACCCATGACCTGTTCAAGGATGTGCTCGAGGCCGTGGGCCAGGAGCTCACCGAGGTCCGCATCACGGACCTGCGCGAAGGGGTCTTCTACGCGGAGCTCGTCTTCGCCAGCGGAGTCGAGGTGAGCGCCCGGCCCTCCGACGCCATAGCGCTCGCCCTGCGGACCGGCACGCCGATCTACGGCAGTGACGGAGTGCTGGACGATGCGGGCATCGCGATCCCCGACGAGCAGGAGGACGAGGTGGAGAAGTTCCGCGAATTCCTCGACCAGATCTCTCCGGAGGACTTCGGTACGAACAGCCAGTGA
- a CDS encoding MerR family transcriptional regulator — MLRTPTGGAGHGTATAEARPMSIGTVLIQLREEFPEVTISKIRFLEAEGLVEPQRTPSGYRKFAPRDVERLAQVLRMQRDHYLPLKVIREHLDALARGEQPVLPSPGAQRDLSDGVWEAGPGGATAARIGRAELLAAAEVDEERLTEWESYGLIVPSPDGGYDAEMVTVAKLVADLGRFGLEPRHLRAMRASADREAGLVEQVVAPLRRHRNPQTRAHAEATANELAELSVRLHAALVQSALRTRLH; from the coding sequence ATGCTGCGAACACCGACAGGCGGTGCCGGACACGGCACCGCCACCGCGGAAGCGCGACCGATGAGCATCGGAACGGTGCTCATCCAGCTGCGTGAGGAGTTTCCCGAAGTCACCATTTCCAAGATCCGGTTCCTGGAGGCCGAGGGGCTCGTCGAGCCGCAGCGCACTCCTTCCGGATACCGGAAGTTCGCCCCGCGCGATGTGGAGCGCCTGGCGCAGGTGCTCCGGATGCAGCGGGATCACTACCTGCCGCTGAAGGTCATCCGGGAGCACCTGGACGCGCTGGCCCGGGGGGAGCAGCCCGTTCTGCCCTCGCCCGGTGCACAGCGGGACCTCAGCGACGGGGTGTGGGAGGCCGGCCCCGGTGGGGCGACCGCCGCCCGGATCGGGCGGGCGGAGCTGCTGGCGGCCGCCGAGGTCGACGAGGAGCGGCTGACCGAGTGGGAGTCCTACGGGCTCATCGTCCCGTCCCCGGACGGCGGCTACGACGCCGAGATGGTGACCGTCGCCAAGCTGGTGGCGGATCTGGGTCGTTTCGGTCTGGAACCACGTCATCTTCGGGCCATGCGGGCCTCCGCCGACCGGGAGGCGGGGCTGGTGGAGCAAGTGGTCGCACCCCTGCGCCGGCACCGGAATCCGCAGACCAGAGCCCATGCCGAGGCCACCGCGAACGAGCTCGCCGAGCTGTCCGTACGGCTGCACGCGGCGCTCGTGCAGAGCGCTCTGCGCACCCGTCTGCACTGA